A part of uncultured Umboniibacter sp. genomic DNA contains:
- a CDS encoding YbjQ family protein → MIITTQDQLVGYRIVDTLGLVRGNTIRARHVGNDILAGLRSIVGGEITEYTKMMAESREQALDRMTDEAQQLGANAIVAMRLTTSPVMQGSAELLAYGTAVRVEKES, encoded by the coding sequence ATGATCATAACCACTCAAGACCAACTCGTTGGTTACCGTATTGTCGATACCTTGGGCTTAGTTCGCGGTAACACCATTCGAGCTCGCCACGTAGGTAATGACATTTTGGCCGGACTGCGCTCAATTGTTGGCGGGGAAATTACCGAGTATACCAAGATGATGGCTGAATCCCGCGAGCAGGCACTCGATAGAATGACGGACGAAGCTCAGCAATTAGGCGCCAATGCTATTGTCGCGATGCGCTTAACAACCTCTCCAGTAATGCAAGGGTCCGCAGAGCTGCTAGCCTACGGCACCGCCGTTAGAGTAGAAAAAGAGAGCTGA
- a CDS encoding MetQ/NlpA family ABC transporter substrate-binding protein — MKFLKLLALPVLLVNLFACSDSGSDRLRVGVMAGPEADLMKVAADKALADFDLEVELIEFSDYISPNVALADGSLDLNAFQHEPYLNSMISDRNFALQKVAATFVYPIGGYSKTLTKLEDLKPGDKVAIPNDPTNEARALLLLDQEGYIGLDDATNLEATPSNVISNPLNLEFIELDAAQLPRSLDDVAIAFINSTYSVPSGLIPTRDALVVENKESPYVNLIVSRIDNASDPRIAQLVQSYQTSEVIEKAEELFKGAAVAGW, encoded by the coding sequence ATGAAATTTTTGAAACTGTTGGCGTTACCGGTCTTGTTGGTTAATTTGTTCGCCTGTAGCGATAGTGGTTCGGATCGCCTTCGGGTTGGTGTGATGGCCGGCCCGGAAGCGGACCTTATGAAAGTCGCGGCCGATAAGGCATTGGCAGATTTTGATTTGGAAGTTGAATTGATCGAATTCTCTGACTACATCTCACCGAATGTCGCACTCGCGGACGGCTCACTGGATTTAAACGCTTTTCAGCACGAACCTTATCTCAATAGTATGATCAGCGATCGAAATTTTGCGCTGCAAAAGGTGGCGGCCACGTTTGTCTATCCTATTGGTGGCTACTCTAAAACGCTTACGAAGCTTGAGGATCTAAAACCGGGTGACAAGGTCGCGATTCCGAATGATCCAACTAATGAGGCGCGCGCGCTGCTGTTGTTGGATCAGGAAGGCTATATTGGCTTGGATGACGCAACCAATTTAGAAGCAACTCCCTCAAATGTTATTTCCAATCCACTTAATCTGGAGTTTATCGAACTGGATGCGGCACAGTTGCCGCGTAGCTTAGATGACGTGGCCATTGCTTTTATCAACAGTACTTACTCGGTTCCTTCAGGGTTAATTCCTACCCGTGATGCGCTGGTGGTTGAGAACAAAGAGAGCCCCTATGTAAACTTAATCGTGTCACGTATCGATAACGCTTCGGATCCACGTATTGCACAGCTGGTGCAAAGCTATCAAACATCGGAAGTGATTGAGAAGGCTGAAGAGTTGTTTAAGGGTGCGGCGGTCGCCGGCTGGTAA
- a CDS encoding adenylate/guanylate cyclase domain-containing protein, whose translation MSSFDVLPSALAAAHYYFCAANEQELAQQFTELWRTQQLEALHRAIESALNPNESTPKDVHYIAALQELKNLQVHLHSLRFEKLKATDNKGHILVVSPDEPIRKQVCRPLERIGHHLKIASSERSTYDALARQHSELILIDLAVDNFRGLQLLRKLKADPQYSNLPVILFAKSPNTDIAAEAISSGAYDFLSKPFQGAMFNARIAAALNNSQQRELEDFENRQAERKHQLMHQLAGRFLNHAVVDTLLSQPQGTDLGGELREVTLLMCDMRGFTTIADSLEPQQVVTLLNHYLGAMTEVVHEHGGIVNEFEGDSLLALFNAPLQLHEHTVSALRCAVAMQQAIHEVNEKNARDQLPNIGIGIGVVRGEVVVGNMGSERRTKYGVVGSPVNLAARLQSAAAAGEIVALASQLGEGAGGARILRTQKVLPKGFLNEVEVAVLVAPDVEA comes from the coding sequence ATGTCTTCTTTTGACGTATTACCCAGCGCGCTTGCTGCCGCGCATTACTACTTTTGTGCCGCCAATGAGCAAGAGTTAGCCCAACAATTCACTGAGCTCTGGCGCACTCAACAACTCGAGGCCCTGCATCGTGCCATCGAAAGTGCGCTTAACCCTAATGAAAGCACGCCAAAAGACGTTCACTATATCGCGGCACTTCAGGAACTCAAGAATCTTCAGGTTCACCTGCATAGTTTACGCTTCGAAAAGCTCAAGGCGACCGATAACAAAGGTCATATTCTAGTAGTCAGCCCGGATGAACCTATTCGCAAACAGGTGTGTCGTCCACTAGAACGCATTGGCCACCACCTTAAGATAGCCAGTTCCGAGCGCTCAACCTATGATGCGCTGGCTCGCCAGCATTCAGAGCTCATACTCATTGACCTCGCGGTGGATAACTTCCGCGGACTACAACTACTGCGAAAGCTCAAGGCTGACCCACAGTATAGTAATCTCCCGGTTATTCTCTTCGCTAAATCACCCAATACCGATATTGCCGCCGAAGCGATTTCGAGTGGTGCCTACGACTTTCTGTCCAAACCCTTTCAGGGCGCTATGTTCAACGCCCGCATTGCCGCGGCACTGAATAATAGTCAACAGCGCGAGCTGGAGGATTTCGAGAACCGTCAGGCCGAGCGAAAGCACCAACTGATGCATCAGTTAGCGGGCCGCTTTCTCAATCACGCGGTAGTGGATACGCTATTAAGTCAGCCTCAGGGAACTGACCTAGGTGGTGAGCTCCGAGAAGTCACTCTCCTTATGTGTGATATGCGAGGCTTTACCACTATTGCTGACTCCCTTGAACCGCAACAGGTGGTGACGCTGCTCAACCACTATCTGGGCGCCATGACCGAGGTCGTCCACGAACACGGCGGCATCGTGAATGAATTTGAAGGTGACTCCCTACTCGCCCTCTTCAATGCTCCACTCCAGTTACATGAACATACCGTTTCCGCCCTGCGCTGCGCCGTAGCCATGCAGCAAGCTATTCATGAGGTGAACGAAAAGAACGCGCGAGATCAGCTGCCTAATATTGGCATTGGTATTGGTGTCGTTCGTGGCGAAGTGGTAGTCGGCAATATGGGCAGCGAGCGACGGACTAAATACGGCGTCGTTGGGAGTCCCGTTAACTTAGCGGCCCGACTGCAGTCTGCGGCGGCGGCGGGAGAAATTGTAGCACTCGCTTCACAGCTGGGCGAGGGTGCCGGCGGCGCGAGAATTCTCCGAACTCAGAAAGTTCTGCCTAAGGGTTTTTTGAATGAAGTGGAAGTAGCGGTATTGGTGGCGCCGGATGTTGAGGCCTAG
- a CDS encoding methionine ABC transporter ATP-binding protein, producing MIELVNVSKTFSVGQQQISALDDVNLTVPAGCIMGVIGSSGAGKSTLIRCVNGLESVTTGSVVVDGTDLTALGEKGLRLARREIGMIFQHFNLLSSRTVYDNIAFPLELQGASTEEINAAVEPLLTLTGLSTKTNQYPSQLSGGQKQRVAIARALAAKPKVLLCDEATSALDPHTTQSILALLRDINRELGITILLITHEMEVVKSVCDRVAIISDGKIVEENDVPSFFVHPKTDLAREFVKSALHEKLPEAIEAKLQRASSGNDEPIIRISFLGGNASTPLISQVSRDCEVDLSIMQSSLELLNGQTMGFLTAQLSGTDENVSRAIRRLKDEANVTVEVLGYVV from the coding sequence ATGATAGAGTTAGTCAATGTCAGTAAGACCTTCTCGGTAGGTCAGCAACAGATTTCCGCACTCGATGATGTCAACCTAACGGTACCGGCAGGCTGCATTATGGGCGTTATTGGCTCGTCGGGAGCCGGTAAAAGCACGCTCATTCGCTGTGTTAACGGCCTCGAGAGTGTCACCACTGGATCCGTAGTAGTAGATGGTACCGATTTAACGGCATTGGGTGAAAAGGGCTTGCGTTTGGCTCGTCGCGAGATAGGGATGATTTTTCAACATTTTAATCTCCTTAGCTCACGTACAGTGTACGATAACATCGCGTTCCCCTTAGAGCTTCAGGGCGCGTCGACCGAGGAAATTAACGCGGCGGTTGAGCCGCTACTAACACTGACTGGACTATCGACCAAGACAAACCAATACCCCAGCCAGCTTTCTGGTGGACAAAAGCAGCGGGTGGCCATTGCTCGTGCTTTAGCGGCGAAGCCTAAGGTTCTGCTCTGCGATGAGGCCACCAGTGCTTTGGACCCACATACTACCCAGTCTATTTTGGCCCTGCTGCGAGACATCAATCGCGAGTTGGGAATCACTATTCTCTTGATTACCCATGAAATGGAAGTGGTTAAGTCGGTGTGTGATCGGGTGGCGATTATTTCCGATGGTAAAATTGTGGAGGAGAATGATGTGCCCTCCTTCTTCGTTCACCCAAAGACTGATTTAGCGCGCGAGTTTGTGAAGAGCGCACTCCATGAGAAGCTTCCAGAGGCTATCGAAGCGAAATTACAGCGAGCATCCTCGGGTAACGATGAACCCATTATTCGCATCTCTTTTCTTGGCGGGAATGCGTCAACGCCGCTTATCAGTCAGGTAAGTCGGGATTGTGAGGTAGACCTTAGTATTATGCAAAGCTCATTAGAGCTGCTTAATGGTCAAACGATGGGTTTCCTTACTGCGCAGTTAAGCGGCACAGACGAGAATGTTAGTAGAGCAATTAGACGATTGAAAGATGAAGCGAACGTAACCGTGGAGGTGCTTGGCTATGTGGTATGA
- a CDS encoding DUF4870 domain-containing protein, giving the protein MDNTNETTTETTLEATENAPVSPTEQERSVGALAHLLTLTGFIIPLGGLIAPLIVYLVKKDESSFVAAQALEAINFQITLFIATLICIALVFTLIGIPFAVLGLLTLVIADVVLVIIAAVKVSDGKEFRYPYCIRIL; this is encoded by the coding sequence ATGGATAACACAAACGAGACAACTACAGAAACAACGTTAGAAGCTACGGAAAACGCTCCCGTGTCACCCACCGAGCAGGAACGATCAGTCGGTGCCCTAGCGCACTTACTCACGCTTACTGGTTTTATCATTCCGCTAGGTGGATTAATCGCTCCATTGATTGTTTATTTAGTGAAAAAGGACGAATCTAGCTTCGTTGCAGCGCAAGCGCTCGAGGCGATTAACTTCCAGATCACGCTATTTATTGCAACGCTGATCTGTATCGCCTTGGTGTTTACCTTAATCGGTATTCCGTTCGCGGTATTGGGTCTACTCACCCTGGTCATCGCGGATGTGGTATTGGTCATTATTGCAGCGGTTAAGGTGAGTGACGGTAAAGAGTTCCGCTACCCCTACTGTATTCGTATTCTTTAA
- a CDS encoding NAD(P)/FAD-dependent oxidoreductase: protein MHCDVLVIGAGAAGLMAAITAANFGHKVLLVDHANKPGKKILMSGGGRCNFTNYYVEPDRFLSQNPHFCKSALSRYTQWDFIQLVDKHGIGYHEKELGQLFCDGKAKAILEMLLEELDRAGAELHMNCSISQVSTTEQGYQLASTLGNIKAKKLVIATGGLSIPTLGATGFGYEIAEQFGHSLQPRRAGLVPFTFSDQHKTLFASLSGSSIDAVASVGDTSFRGGVLFTHRGLSGPAILQISSYWDAGDVLTLNLLPDIDASEWLTSLRSEAPKKQLKTLLVNHWTKAITEAFDGIFDLSRTMASLSNDDISQLAESLNAWPLRPSGTEGYRTAEVTLGGVNVDEVSSKSLESKCQPGLYFVGEVLDVTGHLGGFNFQWAWASAVACASAIHTELAGSSD, encoded by the coding sequence ATGCACTGTGATGTGTTGGTAATCGGCGCAGGCGCGGCGGGTTTAATGGCCGCTATCACCGCTGCTAACTTCGGCCATAAAGTTCTATTGGTGGATCACGCCAATAAACCGGGTAAGAAAATTCTGATGTCCGGCGGTGGGCGCTGTAACTTTACTAACTATTACGTTGAACCCGATCGTTTCCTATCTCAAAACCCACATTTTTGTAAGAGTGCGCTCTCGCGCTATACCCAATGGGACTTTATTCAGTTAGTCGATAAGCACGGTATTGGCTACCACGAAAAGGAGTTGGGCCAACTCTTCTGCGACGGCAAAGCCAAAGCTATCCTAGAAATGTTACTGGAAGAGTTAGATAGGGCCGGTGCCGAGCTGCACATGAATTGCTCCATTAGTCAGGTCTCGACAACAGAACAGGGTTATCAGCTTGCTTCAACCCTGGGTAACATCAAAGCTAAAAAACTAGTGATTGCTACGGGCGGATTATCGATTCCTACTCTAGGAGCCACGGGTTTTGGCTACGAAATTGCCGAGCAGTTTGGGCACTCGCTTCAACCCCGACGCGCGGGCTTGGTGCCTTTCACCTTTAGCGATCAACATAAAACGCTCTTTGCCAGTTTATCGGGTAGTTCAATTGATGCCGTGGCGAGTGTTGGTGATACGAGTTTTCGCGGCGGTGTGCTGTTTACCCATCGGGGGTTAAGCGGTCCAGCCATTCTCCAAATTTCCTCCTACTGGGACGCGGGTGATGTGCTCACCCTCAACCTGCTACCGGATATTGACGCGAGTGAATGGTTAACCTCACTGCGCAGTGAAGCACCTAAGAAGCAGCTGAAGACGCTGCTCGTAAATCATTGGACTAAGGCAATCACCGAAGCCTTCGACGGCATCTTTGACTTATCTCGAACCATGGCATCGCTCTCAAATGACGATATCAGTCAGTTGGCTGAGTCTCTTAATGCGTGGCCGCTGCGCCCTTCAGGCACCGAGGGCTATCGCACAGCAGAAGTGACTCTAGGTGGCGTGAATGTGGATGAAGTCAGCTCCAAATCCCTTGAAAGTAAGTGCCAACCTGGCCTGTACTTCGTGGGCGAAGTGTTGGACGTCACTGGGCACCTCGGTGGTTTCAACTTCCAGTGGGCATGGGCTTCAGCCGTGGCCTGTGCTAGCGCTATTCACACTGAGCTTGCGGGCTCTTCGGATTGA
- a CDS encoding esterase-like activity of phytase family protein, producing MLSLLTALVLTPPLSSLAIEYHEFDHEQEIHGERLGGLSGLSYSDGDCYAAVSDARDKPSIFRFCFSGDELSWEQPLPLIHPSGEPMSAMQLDGEGLETSSSGWWMSAELTVENPDQFLFHIDHQGRVSESILLPPELADLELVSNGTFEALTRIADGSLLTALEKPPLNYPIDRHLLTPLVAINTATGDAVIRGYYPLDEVSEKVDRGLVALGVLPPLVRQEKPPSADQIGLETLETATPPSYFFAVERHYEPGVGNKIVFFVFELVNAEEVPSTVNKQRWFELAELGIDSDNIEGAVIDSYGRLVLISDNNFSSHQRTQIIRLDFSSLFLL from the coding sequence ATGTTGAGCTTACTCACCGCGTTGGTGTTAACTCCGCCGCTATCTTCCCTTGCTATTGAGTACCATGAATTTGATCATGAACAGGAGATTCATGGCGAGCGATTGGGTGGGCTATCTGGATTGTCCTATTCAGACGGCGATTGTTATGCAGCGGTAAGTGACGCGCGAGACAAACCGTCAATTTTTCGCTTCTGCTTTAGCGGTGATGAGCTGAGCTGGGAACAGCCGCTCCCCTTAATTCACCCGTCAGGTGAGCCGATGAGTGCTATGCAGCTAGATGGTGAGGGCTTGGAGACTTCATCTTCGGGCTGGTGGATGAGTGCTGAACTAACCGTAGAAAACCCTGATCAATTCCTCTTTCATATCGACCACCAGGGCAGGGTAAGCGAATCAATCCTCCTGCCTCCTGAATTGGCGGATTTAGAGCTGGTGTCTAACGGAACCTTTGAGGCTTTAACGCGGATTGCCGATGGCTCGCTGTTAACCGCATTGGAAAAGCCGCCACTGAATTATCCTATAGATCGACATTTACTCACTCCGTTGGTGGCGATTAACACCGCTACTGGGGATGCGGTCATCAGAGGATATTATCCATTGGATGAAGTGTCGGAAAAGGTTGATCGAGGGTTGGTGGCGCTGGGTGTGTTACCGCCGTTAGTGCGTCAGGAGAAGCCGCCAAGTGCTGATCAGATTGGCTTGGAAACACTAGAAACTGCCACACCGCCAAGCTATTTCTTCGCGGTAGAAAGGCACTACGAACCTGGTGTAGGGAATAAAATCGTCTTCTTTGTGTTTGAGTTAGTTAACGCAGAGGAAGTACCGAGTACGGTGAATAAACAACGTTGGTTTGAACTAGCGGAGTTAGGAATTGATAGTGATAATATTGAAGGCGCGGTGATTGATTCTTACGGGCGACTGGTGCTAATAAGTGATAATAACTTTAGCTCGCACCAGCGCACGCAAATCATTCGCCTAGATTTCAGCTCTCTTTTTCTACTCTAA
- a CDS encoding tryptophan--tRNA ligase codes for MSKHTVLTGITTTGTPHLGNYVGAIRPAIEASKQADVDSFYFMADFHALIKCQDPEAIALSSKEIAATWLALGLDTDNATFYRQSDIPEIPELTWVLNCLTAKGLMNRAHAYKAAVQSNLDEGLDADAAVTMGLFSYPVLMAADILMFNAHKVPVGKDQIQHVEMARDVAARFNHHYGETFTLPEAVVGDNVAVLQGLDGRKMSKSYGNTIPLFLTEKKLKKHINKIKTNLLEPGEPKDPDTSTVFQIWEAFATPSQTADMRKAFAEGIAWGEAKKQLFELVNEEISDARTRYEEILADPSYIEAELLKGAEKARAHATPLLDKVRKAVGIRSYR; via the coding sequence ATGAGCAAACATACTGTATTAACGGGAATCACCACTACCGGCACGCCACACTTGGGAAATTATGTGGGCGCCATTCGCCCTGCTATTGAAGCCAGCAAGCAGGCCGACGTAGATTCCTTCTATTTCATGGCGGATTTCCACGCGCTGATCAAGTGCCAGGACCCCGAAGCCATTGCCCTCTCCTCCAAAGAGATTGCCGCTACCTGGCTGGCTCTGGGCTTGGATACCGATAACGCCACCTTCTATCGTCAATCGGATATCCCAGAAATTCCCGAGCTAACTTGGGTATTAAACTGCCTTACGGCTAAAGGCCTAATGAATCGTGCTCACGCCTATAAAGCTGCGGTGCAAAGCAATCTTGATGAAGGGCTTGATGCGGACGCGGCTGTTACCATGGGACTATTCTCCTACCCGGTGCTGATGGCGGCCGACATCCTAATGTTTAACGCCCACAAAGTACCCGTTGGCAAAGATCAAATTCAGCATGTTGAAATGGCCCGTGATGTGGCTGCGCGCTTTAACCATCATTACGGTGAGACTTTCACGCTGCCAGAGGCTGTAGTGGGCGATAACGTTGCGGTACTGCAAGGTCTAGATGGCCGGAAGATGTCAAAGAGTTACGGCAACACTATTCCACTTTTCCTCACCGAGAAGAAACTCAAAAAGCACATCAATAAAATTAAGACCAATCTGCTAGAACCTGGCGAGCCTAAAGATCCAGATACTTCTACGGTGTTCCAGATTTGGGAAGCCTTTGCCACGCCATCACAAACCGCTGATATGCGTAAAGCCTTTGCTGAGGGTATTGCCTGGGGCGAAGCCAAAAAGCAGCTGTTTGAACTGGTGAACGAAGAAATCTCCGACGCGCGAACCCGCTATGAAGAGATCTTGGCGGATCCAAGCTACATTGAAGCGGAGCTTCTTAAGGGCGCAGAAAAAGCCAGAGCTCACGCTACGCCGCTACTGGACAAAGTCCGTAAGGCAGTGGGTATTCGCAGCTACCGCTAG
- a CDS encoding Crp/Fnr family transcriptional regulator codes for MTTLSQVELFSGLPAEALEQLRGMLKRQRLLAGENLFSEGDDATGLYLIQKGRLKVYVAQEHKEFILNIQQAGDAVGELSLLDGEPRSATVMAMENTDLLFLSKDDFARWLENEPKMAQRLISSLTQHIRRMTDKIRGLALQDVYSRVRHVLEGMAGPADTDGLRYIADRLTQQDIADRVGSSREMIARILKELVMGEYISVENRHVTLLKKLPERF; via the coding sequence ATGACAACGCTCTCACAAGTTGAACTATTCAGCGGCTTACCGGCCGAAGCTCTTGAACAATTACGCGGCATGCTAAAGCGACAGCGGTTGCTCGCCGGCGAGAATCTCTTTAGCGAAGGCGATGACGCTACTGGGCTGTATCTTATCCAGAAGGGGCGTCTTAAGGTCTATGTGGCCCAAGAACATAAAGAGTTTATCCTCAACATTCAGCAAGCTGGCGACGCCGTTGGCGAGTTGAGTTTGCTCGATGGTGAGCCTCGGTCGGCTACCGTCATGGCAATGGAAAATACCGATCTGTTATTCCTAAGCAAAGATGATTTCGCCCGTTGGTTGGAGAATGAGCCAAAGATGGCGCAGCGTTTAATCTCCTCACTGACTCAGCACATTCGTCGGATGACCGATAAAATTCGCGGACTCGCACTGCAGGACGTCTATTCGCGTGTACGTCATGTCCTCGAGGGAATGGCTGGACCGGCTGATACCGATGGCCTGAGGTATATTGCCGACCGTCTGACGCAGCAGGATATTGCTGACCGTGTGGGGTCGTCGCGTGAGATGATTGCGCGTATTCTTAAGGAGCTCGTCATGGGAGAGTACATCTCGGTAGAAAATCGTCATGTCACCCTATTGAAAAAACTTCCAGAGCGCTTTTAA
- a CDS encoding methionine ABC transporter permease, whose translation MWYENFHLLGPAVIDTLYMVGVSGLLSALVGIPLGVILYLTREHKLLENRLVNRSVGAIVNAARSVPFIILLVAIIPLTRIIIGTSIGTSAAIVPLTLGAIPFVARIVEGAIAEVPSGIIEAAQSMGASPLQIVIKVLLPEAMPGLIHGITLTLVTLVSYSAMAGAIGGGGLGDLGIRYGYQRFDGPLMLATVVVLVIMVQVIQSFGDYLVRRVDKK comes from the coding sequence ATGTGGTATGAAAATTTTCACCTCCTTGGGCCTGCGGTCATTGATACCCTCTACATGGTTGGCGTATCCGGATTACTGAGTGCCTTGGTGGGCATCCCATTAGGAGTAATCCTCTACCTAACGCGAGAACACAAACTGCTCGAGAATCGTCTAGTTAATCGAAGTGTTGGGGCAATTGTCAATGCGGCGCGTTCAGTTCCCTTTATTATTCTCCTGGTGGCGATTATTCCCTTAACGCGAATCATTATTGGCACCTCTATTGGTACCTCGGCAGCTATTGTTCCGTTAACACTGGGGGCAATCCCCTTTGTTGCTCGCATCGTAGAAGGTGCTATCGCAGAGGTACCAAGCGGTATTATTGAGGCCGCTCAGTCCATGGGCGCTAGCCCATTGCAAATTGTTATCAAAGTGCTTTTGCCTGAGGCGATGCCAGGGTTGATCCACGGCATAACGTTAACCTTGGTAACGTTAGTGAGCTACTCGGCTATGGCCGGTGCGATTGGAGGAGGAGGTCTGGGAGACCTAGGCATTCGCTATGGTTATCAACGTTTTGATGGGCCGTTGATGCTCGCCACGGTAGTAGTCTTAGTTATCATGGTTCAGGTTATTCAAAGTTTCGGCGATTATCTTGTTCGTCGAGTAGATAAAAAATAG